A window of Pyrus communis chromosome 3, drPyrComm1.1, whole genome shotgun sequence genomic DNA:
ATTACCTATCACCCTACCAATTAGTTAACCTGGACATTCAAGAGCATTGGTGAACACACTATCACAACAAATACACCCATTCCACATAGCTTAATAAAACCACAGAACACTTTAGTAATAGAGCAATTGTTGCATTTTATtgaaacatctcattttcagtTAGATAAATTTCACAATTCCACTATTCTTATCATGTTCTtcaattcaattgaatcatGTGAAAACAGTATATATTTAGTTTCAACAACTGCATTCATGGTTTTGGATGTTCATCTTAAACCCATCACTAATTAGCCATGTAATTTGAGATGTATCCAAAATAGGTAAAACGAAGAAAATGTTTGTGTATAAGTTGGTTATAGTCCATTCCTCTGAAGAGGAAAAATGGAAATGATGATTGTTTATCTACATCGAATAAGTTTTGTCTGGTCCATCTTTCAACACTCTATGTCCTCATTTTTACAGCAACATTGATTTAAATTGTCCTGCACATGTTCAACTTACACTAAACTTATTAGCACCGCTCTGGATACTTtcgtaaataaaaataatcatctctctttctttttgagTTTGCTTTGATTAAAAAGACACAATGTCAAAACAAGGAGGCAAGATTATGAGTGTTTTCTGTCTTTCACTGTGATATACTCTTCAACGACGATTCTTGTTGTGGTCTATTTTCGTTACATATTCCAATTATAAAATTGCTTCATCATATTAATCTTCAAAATCAGGTACCTTTTTTCAACAATGTCTTCCTTCCTCTATCTATCctgttttttaatattttgcaaaaaacatttgacatttatccatttcaaattttctgtcaaaaaaaattaaaattaaggaaTTTTTAAAGAGATTAAACATGTTCTAATAAACAAAGTTTTTATAATTGCTTTTTAGATATGCAATGAGGTGTTAACATCTTCCCCTAATGATATCTAAATCCTCAACCACAATGGAACGATTTAATGTTATGTTTTCTTAACTCTCTTTTCTTGGTGTCTTGCGTTTAAATTCAATGTTAACTACCCTTCTCTTCAGGGGAATTGGCTGCTACCAATATATGTACAAATTATCTTCTTTTTACCTGTTCTGAATATATGCCTAATTCCTTACTTGCCCACTGATGAGTTAAGTTGGGCATGTGTAAGAATATCTTCGATGGGAACATCTAGATTTATACTTTTGCATGTCCAACTCAAACCCCTCATTGAACAACCAGCCAATTAGCCATGTGTCTACAACATATCAAAATAAGAAAGCCTCTATATATAAATTGGTAGCAACCGATTCCTCTGAAGAGAAAAGATGAAAATGATGATTATTTCTCCAAATAATGGAGGCTAAAATAACTCAGCAAACTATATCTCTGTACTACACAGAGACACCAAACTAACTATATATGATCCATCTTTTTACACCATTACATTCAACCTATTTAATTGAATTATATCCTTTACACCAAAATATGTAAACAATGATCTCAAATTTTGAAACCAAATGTCTAATGACATTAATATGTTTCGAATTTGATTCAGTGATGCAATTTATTAACTTCTTTTGCAATTACTTTTATTTCAACATATTCCACTTTATTTACAATCTGAAAATCATTTTACCTCTTTGATTCTAACTTCTTGGTTCTTCAAATATTCGAATATATGCTCTATTCtacatttttttatcatttaaaaaaaaaaaaaaatctaatttaacATTCtgaaacagcaagaaacaacgtCGCAGCAACGCAAAGGCACTACTGCTGGCAAATAGGAAAGTGGGAAATTACCCGGCCCATTTAAACTTTTTGGGTCGATTTGAACGGGTCAAGTTTATTTCATCTCTCTCGTCTGTTTTCTCTGCAACGTTGGACTCGTAAGACTAATAAGGGCGACACTCTCAGCTTTGGATCTGAGACTCTTTTGTAAATTAAACGAGAAAGGAAAGAAGAAGGTAGAAGGTACAAGAAGAAAGAAGCACTGTGAGAAAGTGAGAAATGGAGCAGGTTTGGTCGGCAATGGAGGAGCACATGGATCAAATGGCAGATCTCGTCCAGAAGTTATCCGCAGAGTTACGTTCGGGTCTTGCGCCTGCTGTAAACAATTTCTTGGGTTTTTTCCACGCTATCGACTGGACGGTACCTCtattttatctctctctctctctctgtgtttgGTTTCCCAGTAAGtaaacaaatttgaaaagaaaatctaaTTTGATTTAATGGGTTATTGGCAGGAACCTTGGTTGATGGGTTTAATGGGCATGCATCTTGTGCTTCTGATAGTAGCCATCACCTCCAGGAGGAATCCCAACTTCCAAATGTTTCTGTTCCTTTTGGCATGTAAGttggttttattattattatttcgtACATATGATTTTATGTTTCGATTAGATTGATTATGTTTGTAGCTTCTGGTGTGGtattaattttgagtttgtaTATAATGTGTTAATTTTGGTATAATATGTAGGTTTATGTGTTGTTTGCGAGATGGTGTAATGTGTGATTGCGCCTTCAGTCAATCCGTGGAGGATTGTTCTTCCCTTACAGCAATAGAAATATATATGGTAGTTTTTTTATGAAACAGATAATGGGTTATGGCTAAAATGCTTTCATTTGGGTTAGATTCAGAGCATGTCTTTAGTCCTCTTGTGAGTGAAGCCGCATTTTTACACTTGTGACTAGAATAGATAATTGATGAAACATATAATGGGTGGTGCTAAAATACTTTCATTTGGTTAGATTCACGGCTTGTCCTTAGTTCAGTGCGCATACTTTTTAGGATCATAATAAGTTGATTCCAAAAGCAAAAAATCATGATTGAGAAAGGTAATTGGAGATGACCTCTGCAAGATCTAAGCAGCTCGTCTTGGTTCAGGCTGCTTTTCTAGAAATAATTGATGGTGGTGGTAGAGAAACCATCATTTTATGGTCTTGGTTCAAAAGGTGGAAAATTTGCCTATAAAGAAACCTGCTGTTCTACTGAACAAGTAATTTGGGTGGTTTATACGGTTACACAAGTCCATAACTCATTGCATTTTCAGCACATAAATTAGTCggttttgtatggttttaatGAAACTTGTGATATGGTAGCAGAACTCTTCTTTTATTTGATTGCATTTTCAGCGAAATAATTTTCGATTTATGTCCTGCTAGATGTAGCCCATAACATTGgataaaatcaaatgattatgATTGACTCCACTGACACAAGTTTTCACTATCTATTAGTGAACTTGTGCTTCGATAGTTTGATGTGAGACTTTCAAATTTAGCATATGGTTTCAGGATCTTGTTTGATGAGGGAACCATAAAATTGATGAATAAACGCGAtcaatctttaattttttttctagttgTTAGGCAAGATTCCGTAGGAGCCTTGACCAAGCTTTATATCAAACTGGGGAAGGAGTGCCAAGGGTTTGTTCACGAATTCCTTGGCCTCGACTGGACACAACTTTTCTCAGAAGGAGGTTACAGCAAAAATATTTCTGGCAATTATTTAATCACTTGTGTGCTCTTTTAATTGAAGCTTCCAATTTAAATAGATTGTTTGTATTGCATGTGCTGTGGGATTTCTCCAGAATATGTATGAATCTCTTCCATTACGAGTTCTGGTTATTTAGGAAATCCATTGAAACATCTGATTTAATTCTTGGAACTGGCACTGCAAACAATAGCATTTTGCTAGCCTTGTTTCTCTTTAGGGCTTTGGAAGcattattttattctttatcAGAAGATTGATGTTTTAGTAAAATTATGCATGAATCTTACGACTAAGATTTCATGTTCCTCATACCTTTTGTAGAAGCTTGTCAATGGAGAATTGTAGTAATTTCCAGTTTTCGAGATTGGTTGGAAACTTTGCCAATTCAGTCACCAACCAGTACTTATCACAAGgggttataaattttttaatattacgtGCATAGAATTATGACATCAGTGTTAAGTACTGATGTTCTTTTGTGCTGCTGTGAGTATGAAGGCGACGAAGAAATAATTTTCATGTCTTTTGGGATTTTAGATACTTATATATGTTCCTCAGCATGTCAACTAACATATGTAATATGTTTCTGTTGCCTATCTAGATACTTATATGTGGAAATTGTTTTGCAGTGGCAGGAGTATATCTTGCAGAGAGGCTCAATGGTTTCCTGCGTGCGAACTGGAAGAGCTTTGCCAGTCAGGATTATTTTGATGAGGGTGGAGTTTTTCTCTCAACGCTTTGGTCTGGGCCTCTTCTCGTCATTGCAATCATAATTTTGGTTAGTATGTGCGATTGATGTTCATTTATTATTCTATCTTGTCTGATTCCGTATTTTCAATTCTTTGTGTTAACTTGAATCTAATTTCTTTCGCAGGTAAACACACTCTTTTCCTTGTGTCGCCTGATTGTTAAGTGGAAAAGAGCTGAGCTAAGACATCGTGCAAGGCTTTCTCAAAGTAAGCAGGATTGAGCTCCTCTCGTGCTGGATTGCTGGCCAAATCAATATGGGGTTTGCCTTTCATGGCTTTTTATTTCAGAGCTCCTTGTGTCTAGATGATGCTGTAGTTACAAGTTAGATGGGAGTTGGGATAAATTTTCACCGTGCGAGTCATGAATTATTTTGAGGACCAACTAAGCAATGTGCTTTAGATTCCCATATCATAATCTTTTTTTCTGTAACATCAAATTTTGACCTATCTTTTTGTACGATAACTGATCTCAATCCGTGTATGATAAGTTTTGGCTGTTAATTTCTTGTGGATGGGATACTAGGATAACAGCAATTTCTTTTGTTGTATCCGGTGGCAGAAATGACCACAGCTGTTTAATTCCAGCTCGGCTTGAGTCCCGTCTTCGACATTTTCCGAGTGAAATATttattgggaattgttattggcactccaaaattctcattctacactccaaactttctatatttaaaaagaaaaatacacttgtgaggagtgtaaaatgagatttttgaagtgccaatagcACTtccctatttatttttgtcagtTTTAAGTAATAAAGAAACTATTGGCTTTCTGTCGGAAGTCTGCGAACAGTGAAAAGCTTCAGGATTATAACTGGAAAGAAAGTTTTCTGGTGAAGAGGCTAAATTTGAAACTGCGAATTAGTACCTTCTTGTTAAGGGCATTCACTCTGTGCACTCGAAGTCCCGAGTTCGAATTTTCCCCTCTCAATATTCGCTTGTATAAAGTACTCATGCCCCatctatttcaaattttgtgaGAAGTTTTTATGTGTTGTGGCAACAACGGAAGCAACATTGTCATCCACTAGACAACGAGCTCGCTCTCGTTTGCTGAACTTGCGCCTCTTGCACTTGTAACAACATACTCCAACATCAAAATCCAAAGCAGATTACTTATATCGCCGTCCTCCACTCTCTTTTTGTGATTATCTTTGGGGTTTACTGAAACAATCCCAAATGAAGATACAAGCTCAAACAGAATAGAACCAACAAGACACAGCCAAAACGCAACCAAACTAGTAACTTTATTAGGTTCAATTTTCGATTTTAAGGGTGAAGTGTATTAAACCAAACCGTGCTTACCCTTCTCCTTAGAGCATCTGCACCAGTTGGTAAAAGGCAAGGGCAAAGACAACAATGTTGCCTTGGGCTCTAAcccaaaaaatcatctccaacagTCCAATAAACCAAAGGTAAGTGGTGGGCCGACAACTTCCAGCCCAAATGCCCAGCCTTCTCAAGCTCGGCCTACTGTTTTCGCGCAAGGTGacatcaattttaaattaagtttttaataaaacaaacttttatttattgaattaCTATGTATCCCTTTGTATATTTTTTAAGCTTTTAATAAAAcaaacttatttatttatttattgaacatttcttttcttaaaaatCTTTACAATTTTGAATCAAGtttcaaaatccaaaaattaTTAGTGCAATAGCCGttatataattgaaaaaaatcacaaCGGTCGCCAAAGGTAAGTGGTGGGTCAACAACTTCCAGCCCAAATGCCCAGTTTTCTCAAACTCGGCCTACTGTTTTCGCGTAAGGTGacatcaattttaaattaagtttttaataaaacaaacttttatttattgaattaCTGTGTATCCCTTTGTATATTTTTTAAGCTTTTAATAAAAcaaacttatttatttatttattgaacatttcttttcttaaaaatCTTTACAATTTTGAATCAAGtttcaaaatccaaaaattaTTAGTGCAATAGCCGttatataattgaaaaaaaatcacaacGGTCGCCTTTTTGAAATAAAACCCCACCAcatccccctctctctctctctctctctctctctctctctctaaacccagTTGCCCTACGCAGAATCCAAATTCTTCAACAAAGAACACGGTCATGGCGAACGAGAAAGTGAATAGGAAGCTGAACGGAgaaggaaaggaagaagaagaagaggagccgAAAATCCCAGTCTTCACAGTCCTCAAGAACGGAGCCATTCTCAAGAACATCTTCATCGTCAACAAATCCCCGCCGCTGCTGCACTCCAAACCCATCTCCACCGTCCACCGGAAAACCTATGAAGAAATCTTGGTCGTCGGCCGACACCCGGATTGCAACATCGTCTTGACTCACCCCAGCATCAGCAGATTCCACCTCCAAATCCTCTCCGACCCTTTTTCTCAAAAGCTCTTTCTCACCGATTTGTCATCAGGTAAGAAATTGGGGTTTTTATTTGGCATTTCaattaagttttctttgcaTAAAATAAGAAAACCCCAGAAATTTATAGGACTTGTTTGGTTAATTGGGTTTTTTGTTGCAGTACATGGGACTTGGGTTTCAGACAAGAAGATCGAGCCGGGAGTTCGAGTGGAGCTGAGCGAAGGGGACACGCTCAGGCTTGGTGGTTCCAGCAGGGTCTACAGCTTGCATTGGATTCCTATGAGGCAGGCCTATGCTTTCGAAACACCTTTTGTGCCATTCATAGCGCACAACGATTATGAAAATGCAGAACAAGTATTGGATCAGGTAAGTATATACGTGGTTTGTTTACTTTAGACATGAATTTGAAGAATGTCCAAAAGATTGCTTGTTGGATTGTTCCAGGAAACCAAGATTGttttttgaattgttttttattCTGTTGTTCGTTCAATATGTTTCGTATTTCTTTATTcgaattgaattgaaatgaataGGGTCCAAAAGTTGCCAATGAACTTTGTACAAATTTTCGTTTGCGTTTTCTATTTGGGTTTGTGCAGAGTGAGAATTCTTTGCCAGTTGAGAACGAAGAAACTGAATCTCCAGATTCAAATTCCGTGGGTGTAGAATCGTTGTTCTCCGATGAAATTTTAGGAGTCATTGGGAAAATGGAGGTCCCATCAGCACCTCCACTGCCGGAAAATGCCGTTTACTCAATTTTTGATCCAGGCGAAGAAGGGAGCGAGAACTTATCAAAAGGTAGTGGTGAAGAGAATGAAGTCTCAAGTTTCTGGGCATTTGGAATGGAAAACCAGCGCCTACTTCACTGTGTCATAGAAGAGGTTTCTGAAAGAGAGAACCCAGAGAGTTCCTTTTTTACTGCAGAGGAAGGGGAAGCTTGTCCTGCTGTGCAAGTGTCAGAGGAAAGTGAGAAGCAAAGCCAATTGGGAAAAGACTATGGAAGGACTACTTTTTTGAGTTCACCTCTTCTGACTGGGGAAATCCTTGAGGAGACCAAAACTCAGCTAGATGAGAAAGAAAACCTGACCCCGGAATCAAAACCAAACTTGCCTGCCAACCTGAATGCTGAAAGTTCTTCTGGTGAAAAGGAAGAGGTTGATCATGCTGCGCAAGTACCTGAGAAGTACCAAAGCTCTTTGAGAAAAGATCAGGGACACTTTGACATTTTATGTCTTTGTTCTGGACCTCGGGTGATGGAGAACTCAACCTTGCCGACTGTAGAAGTACTTGGGGAGGACAAAGATGAGCAAGTTCCAGAACAAAGCCTGACCCCAGAACCAAAATCAAGCTTGCTGATTAGCCAAAAGtttgaacattttgatgaaaaggaaaaggaagctTATGCTGCTGCTTCTGTACCAGAGAAAATTGAGAACCAACGCCCATCGAGAAAAGATAATGGACAGACTGATATTTCATGTCCTTTTTCTGGACCCCTTGTGATGGAGAACTTGTCGTTGCCAATCGGGGAAGTCCTAGGGGAGATCAAAGATCAGAAAGTTGTAGAAGAAAGCCTGACCCTAGAACCAAAATCCAACTTGCCTCTTAACCTGAACTTTGAGCATTCTGATGAAAAAGAATGTCTATTGGATGTGAGTTATGGAGAATTGGAAAACAAAAGCATGGCATCAGAAGATTATGACAAAAGGGATTCAAGCATTTCTTCTGCATCTCTTGTGACAGAATCTGGAACCTCATCTATGTCGGAGTTAATAAATAACAAAGAGGGGCAGACCCCACAACCTCTCTTTACTGCAGCAGG
This region includes:
- the LOC137729974 gene encoding uncharacterized protein yields the protein MEQVWSAMEEHMDQMADLVQKLSAELRSGLAPAVNNFLGFFHAIDWTEPWLMGLMGMHLVLLIVAITSRRNPNFQMFLFLLALAGVYLAERLNGFLRANWKSFASQDYFDEGGVFLSTLWSGPLLVIAIIILVNTLFSLCRLIVKWKRAELRHRARLSQSKQD
- the LOC137730058 gene encoding FHA domain-containing protein PS1, translating into MANEKVNRKLNGEGKEEEEEEPKIPVFTVLKNGAILKNIFIVNKSPPLLHSKPISTVHRKTYEEILVVGRHPDCNIVLTHPSISRFHLQILSDPFSQKLFLTDLSSVHGTWVSDKKIEPGVRVELSEGDTLRLGGSSRVYSLHWIPMRQAYAFETPFVPFIAHNDYENAEQVLDQSENSLPVENEETESPDSNSVGVESLFSDEILGVIGKMEVPSAPPLPENAVYSIFDPGEEGSENLSKGSGEENEVSSFWAFGMENQRLLHCVIEEVSERENPESSFFTAEEGEACPAVQVSEESEKQSQLGKDYGRTTFLSSPLLTGEILEETKTQLDEKENLTPESKPNLPANLNAESSSGEKEEVDHAAQVPEKYQSSLRKDQGHFDILCLCSGPRVMENSTLPTVEVLGEDKDEQVPEQSLTPEPKSSLLISQKFEHFDEKEKEAYAAASVPEKIENQRPSRKDNGQTDISCPFSGPLVMENLSLPIGEVLGEIKDQKVVEESLTLEPKSNLPLNLNFEHSDEKECLLDVSYGELENKSMASEDYDKRDSSISSASLVTESGTSSMSELINNKEGQTPQPLFTAAGQPESELCESPPLRSENKSSTMMGSIWERRGKPASAVKLQTDKSRGKPAEAACDDGIEQEGEIFTPDKENLTPNTLRLKSLKKKGKIEFKHSKSSTSSSLKLTPVTNISQQELIESPGKENQVMKELQEIKLAGNTSGNQARAEKKLTVTKVRTERIPFQSIKSSEGKSLSEDSVPNTVKRSSTSFSYTQNKEVTNAGSNKSVGEGKRSWTMVADATTLLDKESRKSLQFLQGLKGTQLIIPRMVIRELDCLKQRGSLFRKKTEAELVLEWIKECMVKTNWWIHVQSSMEDGRLIAPTPPASPQSLFSEKSWGFPSRATGSLTFSRCGSMMDLESPSPEDHILDCALLYRRMKRNDGQLVLLSNDVTLKIKAMEEGLLCETAEEFREGLVNPLSERFLWPDSSPCGRTWSYLGNGALREKYNSCGPLKKSSKGEGAKGLKLILHHNAHYGQIR